A genomic window from Algoriphagus sp. Y33 includes:
- a CDS encoding tyrosine-protein kinase family protein, translating into MKLSNILIEESPASASQSMDIKDKLLQIFKFWPLFLVSFILVISAVWIYVYYAVPYYSVSSSVMLRDVTKGANFLENPVFEGIDEFKSSNTVDNEMDVIQSGMLMNEVVQSLNLYNDYFIENKFKRKEPVFYKDLPFTIDMEEVVSIKSSESKVMKINEFKETYFIAEIDDEVVQVEVNKLTSTKYAKFILVYNENIEYGPLENPIIVHFKSPAELAGIFASQLEVEAKDKFSSVLYISLLETVPQRGVLVLNELVEQYNLQLSEEKKEVARKSYVFITKQINSVLSDLSEMEQNIESFKSSKNVVNVETDSKVYQENYLRNNREISDLKNQLDIYNSVLSVVSNDIDGDITGLSSLINSDPYLSASMAEYQDAKSKIAEYEKSIMPDNPLMIKQISILNSARRKVVSHIDIKKKQLEITLQNLENENSQFQSKSYSAPKLERQYEEISRDLGIKKEHYLYLIKKREETALFIESVPSNQAKVIDNASFGYVPSKPYPPVLYLAGLFFAFTVPFVYVYGGTILSNKVIERSDLGSISQIDVLGEVSYLKKDNVFVINYKDRTPVSEQFRLIRSNFNYKVMRDKTSVILVTSSISGEGKTFFAVNFAKSLSMVGKKVAVLEYDLRKKGLKTELNLKSEKGISNYLSESDFTLEDLIEAGSEVNGITVFPVGNIAEDPSEIMYSNKNSILIERLKEDFDYIIIDTAPIGQVSDAFELTSLADYSIFMVRYDYTSKKNLDFFSGIIKDNRLNNPMIVLNGSKNSVAYAYGHYSYN; encoded by the coding sequence ATGAAACTTTCAAATATACTTATCGAAGAGAGCCCCGCTTCTGCTTCACAAAGTATGGATATAAAAGATAAGTTGCTTCAGATCTTTAAATTCTGGCCATTGTTCTTAGTATCTTTTATACTGGTAATTAGTGCGGTGTGGATTTATGTGTATTACGCCGTTCCTTACTATTCGGTATCTAGCAGTGTTATGCTTAGGGATGTTACCAAAGGAGCAAATTTCTTAGAAAACCCTGTTTTTGAAGGTATTGATGAGTTCAAATCATCCAATACTGTAGATAATGAAATGGATGTGATACAATCAGGCATGTTGATGAATGAGGTCGTTCAAAGCTTGAATTTGTACAATGACTATTTCATTGAAAACAAGTTTAAAAGGAAAGAACCTGTTTTCTATAAAGACCTTCCCTTTACTATTGATATGGAAGAAGTAGTGTCCATTAAATCTTCTGAGTCGAAAGTGATGAAGATAAATGAATTCAAGGAGACTTATTTTATTGCTGAAATAGATGATGAAGTAGTTCAGGTTGAGGTGAACAAGCTGACAAGTACTAAATATGCTAAATTTATATTAGTATACAACGAAAACATAGAATATGGTCCTCTTGAGAACCCAATCATAGTCCATTTCAAAAGTCCTGCAGAGCTTGCGGGCATATTTGCCAGTCAGCTGGAAGTAGAGGCAAAAGATAAGTTTTCCAGTGTATTATACATTTCCCTTTTAGAAACTGTTCCTCAGAGAGGAGTGTTGGTTCTAAATGAACTGGTGGAACAGTATAATTTACAGCTTTCTGAAGAAAAGAAGGAAGTGGCAAGGAAATCATATGTTTTTATTACTAAGCAGATCAATTCGGTACTGTCTGATCTCAGTGAAATGGAACAGAATATTGAAAGTTTCAAGAGTTCTAAAAATGTTGTAAATGTTGAAACTGATTCAAAAGTTTACCAAGAGAATTACTTGCGTAATAATCGAGAAATATCCGATCTAAAAAATCAGTTAGATATCTATAATAGTGTTCTTAGTGTAGTTTCCAATGATATAGACGGAGACATAACCGGCTTGAGTTCTTTAATTAATTCTGATCCCTACTTATCAGCATCTATGGCAGAATATCAAGATGCCAAATCAAAAATAGCTGAATATGAAAAGTCAATAATGCCGGATAATCCTTTGATGATCAAACAGATTTCTATTCTTAATTCTGCAAGGAGGAAGGTTGTAAGTCACATAGATATCAAGAAAAAACAGCTTGAGATCACACTTCAAAATTTGGAGAATGAAAACTCTCAGTTTCAAAGTAAATCGTATTCAGCGCCCAAATTGGAGCGGCAGTATGAGGAGATAAGCAGAGATTTGGGCATTAAAAAGGAACATTATCTTTATTTGATCAAGAAAAGAGAGGAAACTGCCTTGTTTATTGAATCTGTTCCGTCTAATCAAGCCAAGGTGATTGACAATGCATCTTTCGGATATGTACCTTCAAAGCCGTATCCTCCTGTACTTTATTTGGCGGGTTTGTTTTTTGCTTTCACGGTTCCCTTTGTTTACGTATACGGGGGGACAATATTGAGTAATAAAGTAATAGAAAGATCAGATCTAGGTTCCATTTCACAAATTGACGTATTGGGGGAGGTTTCATATCTCAAAAAGGATAATGTGTTCGTGATAAATTATAAAGATAGAACGCCTGTCTCTGAACAGTTCAGACTCATCCGTTCTAATTTTAACTACAAGGTCATGAGAGATAAAACAAGTGTGATCTTGGTAACTTCTTCAATTTCCGGCGAAGGCAAAACCTTTTTTGCCGTGAATTTTGCTAAGTCATTGTCCATGGTAGGTAAGAAAGTAGCTGTCTTGGAATATGATTTAAGGAAAAAGGGACTGAAAACAGAATTGAACCTTAAATCGGAAAAAGGAATATCCAATTATCTTTCTGAAAGTGATTTTACGCTTGAAGATCTTATAGAAGCCGGAAGTGAGGTTAATGGCATTACGGTTTTTCCTGTAGGTAACATTGCGGAAGACCCATCTGAGATTATGTATTCGAACAAAAATTCAATACTCATCGAACGACTAAAAGAAGATTTTGATTACATCATTATTGATACTGCCCCGATTGGTCAAGTTTCTGACGCATTTGAATTAACCAGTTTGGCCGATTATTCCATATTTATGGTAAGGTATGATTACACCAGCAAGAAGAATCTGGACTTCTTTAGTGGTATAATTAAGGATAATCGCTTGAATAACCCGATGATCGTGCTAAATGGCTCCAAAAATAGTGTTGCTTACGCTTATGGGCACTATAGCTATAATTAA
- a CDS encoding alpha-1,2-fucosyltransferase, whose translation MNKVNIYGGLGNQMFQYAFVHMLKSNGLSTRISIRDFFLYNHHNGFELTRAFDINLNYSDRFKLKLLEAGSFLWGYSVIKRILAISFSLYSKLFEDSFKEKKEFCYDGDVLKRSNSRFIGTWQSIKYLPKENYLLNKELFKFRSPKDIRNIELGIEIKNGNSVAVHVRRGDYTSPEWRNSHLVVDGCAYYQAAISELSSKFGDLTFYFFSDDMNWVKTNFKAPNFRYIDHNTGSSSYLDMYLMSLCSKFIIPNSTFSWWAAWLSNYPDQDKVIYMPNPWIKGLNIAEIYPANCIVKNV comes from the coding sequence ATGAACAAAGTGAATATATATGGTGGTTTGGGTAATCAAATGTTTCAATATGCATTTGTTCACATGTTGAAGTCTAATGGGCTTTCTACAAGGATAAGTATCAGAGACTTCTTTTTGTATAATCATCATAATGGTTTTGAACTAACTCGTGCATTTGATATTAATTTGAATTATTCGGATAGGTTTAAATTGAAACTATTAGAGGCAGGGTCTTTTCTTTGGGGCTATTCTGTAATAAAAAGAATATTGGCAATTTCATTTTCTTTGTATTCTAAATTGTTTGAGGATTCTTTTAAAGAGAAAAAGGAGTTTTGTTATGATGGCGATGTTTTGAAAAGGTCAAATTCTAGGTTTATAGGTACTTGGCAATCCATTAAGTATTTACCTAAGGAGAATTATCTCTTAAACAAGGAGCTTTTTAAATTTAGAAGTCCTAAAGATATTAGGAATATCGAGCTGGGTATTGAGATAAAAAATGGTAATTCGGTAGCGGTCCATGTCCGTAGAGGTGACTATACCAGTCCCGAATGGCGAAATTCGCATCTTGTGGTTGATGGGTGTGCGTATTATCAAGCAGCCATTTCAGAACTTTCATCTAAATTCGGCGACTTGACCTTTTATTTCTTTTCTGATGATATGAATTGGGTGAAGACGAATTTTAAAGCTCCCAACTTCAGGTATATCGATCATAATACTGGATCTTCCAGTTATCTGGACATGTATCTGATGAGTTTATGTTCGAAGTTCATTATCCCTAATAGTACATTTAGCTGGTGGGCGGCATGGCTTTCAAATTACCCTGACCAAGATAAAGTAATATACATGCCTAACCCTTGGATCAAAGGATTAAACATAGCTGAAATTTACCCTGCTAACTGTATAGTGAAAAATGTTTGA
- a CDS encoding non-ribosomal peptide synthetase, which yields MKSIQDNLKVGSQGMRDEAVISKVFPSTPSQMEIWLQCYLGGKEASMAYNESNSFRMYGDLKVDILKEAFQIIVSRHEGMRAVFTPDGRRIIVFQSLEPAIRMRDISALPEQEQEEFLKKHSVQTGFYEFDLVRGPLYVLDLIKINELEHMVTFTGHHLIFDGWSMGLLAEELSSAYVQLCKSDTVELPEPNKLSDYVLKNLRLTNSPEMAKTRNFWVNNLSNPLPFLELPLDFERPKVRMLKAARLEYKAAFGIMKKAKKYAASQHVSLNVLLLSIFEIVLSKWTENRDVVIGMPRAGQPLLGCSNMIGHSVHLLPIRAKVDFDLTFEEYLAKRRIAFMEVLDHGTVSFGELIQSLHIKRDPSRIPLLPLTFNVEIGLEQGISFDSLKYRFISNPKAYSNFEIILNIFGSLNKSVFEWTYNESLFDKSAINEIARIYDHLIQRLVECPSQKLNIIDELFEDVDLSGLLDNLNIDLTEHKNTFVPESRGVEKETIVAIQKESVSSNESENDANSAIPVVIAKFLETASLFPYKTAIVTGDDSLSYKALNSQSNQLAALLKGKGVQPGDIVGVYMERSNAIVVSIMAVLKAGAAYMPIDVEVPGERVSYMLKNSNSKYYITDQPPFENRELVDIRLHFTEVIEAAASFPATDNPTKTPLDNPMYIIYTSGSTGNPKAVCLSRKNLDYFIDTVIVDLKFCAEDVVAAITSVSFDAATLETLIPYAFGATVYMLDKYQRRDPKQILSVFEEKKITKTIATPTHWQLIANSGWNTKIPSLTVMTIGEPLKKALVDHIAPLSKEIFNLYGPAETTVYSTYKKVSSSDSQVTIGKAVPGTKVYLVDKSGRSITEPGVSGEIWIGGDGVGQGYLGLKELTEEKFVSNAFDQSPKNLYKTGDLGFLLDNGEIQCEGRIDHQVKIRGHRIELGEIEQRILSFDEVSNAVVDTDKSSDIVTLIGFVSIKKNLRDFINLDAYADKLRERLLIGLPDYMVPTEYRFVDEFKLTTSGKIDRKQLPDRQPNAALPIDKQARVEKPAQHLTHIEKTVYSIWTDLLGNNKLSLDDDFFLVGGHSLLGVKLISILEKKFQLSLSLLTLFQHPTVRSIAALIAKETIPTDSDSLVLIKKGSPDKVLCFVHGVGLNPIEINTLIKNMDEDQTIWGLQSPAISGNARPFESIPEMASHFIKELDEKGIKSPFNLIGNSIGGIIVFEMAKQLISANRKLGFISMIDTIGEFFQDEAPSAANKTIKLTKKLQFEFQFLLDDVPYYLRHRKNYLKEKWRNFKGINSQENDLSKRIREIELTNEKAWMNYKIEPIDIELTLFLAQKKTFFVEDFKTLGWIKYTTNVESITMPGEHANMLKPPHGIEFSRVLQQKINLYSR from the coding sequence ATGAAAAGTATACAAGACAATTTAAAAGTGGGTTCACAAGGAATGAGAGATGAAGCTGTGATTTCTAAGGTATTTCCCAGCACTCCTTCACAGATGGAAATCTGGTTACAATGTTATTTAGGAGGAAAAGAAGCCAGCATGGCATACAATGAATCGAATTCATTTAGAATGTATGGCGATTTGAAGGTGGATATCCTTAAAGAAGCTTTTCAGATTATTGTTTCCAGACATGAAGGAATGCGTGCGGTATTCACTCCTGATGGCCGGCGGATTATAGTCTTTCAGTCATTGGAACCGGCTATCCGGATGAGAGACATTTCTGCATTGCCTGAACAAGAACAAGAAGAATTTTTAAAAAAGCATAGTGTTCAAACCGGATTTTATGAGTTTGATTTGGTAAGAGGTCCCCTTTATGTACTTGACCTGATCAAGATAAATGAGCTTGAACATATGGTTACATTCACAGGTCACCATTTGATTTTTGACGGTTGGTCTATGGGTTTATTGGCCGAAGAGCTCAGTTCTGCCTACGTCCAATTGTGTAAGTCCGATACGGTGGAGTTGCCCGAACCTAACAAGTTGTCAGATTATGTGTTGAAAAATCTTCGTCTTACCAACAGTCCTGAAATGGCAAAAACCCGCAATTTCTGGGTTAATAATTTGTCTAATCCCCTTCCATTTCTTGAATTACCTCTTGACTTCGAAAGACCTAAAGTCAGAATGCTAAAAGCGGCAAGACTGGAGTATAAGGCTGCTTTTGGGATTATGAAGAAGGCGAAAAAATATGCGGCATCCCAACACGTAAGTTTAAATGTTTTGTTACTGTCTATTTTTGAAATAGTGCTTTCTAAATGGACTGAAAACAGAGATGTAGTTATCGGAATGCCCAGAGCCGGACAGCCACTTTTGGGATGCAGTAATATGATTGGACATAGCGTGCATCTGCTTCCGATCAGAGCCAAAGTGGATTTTGACCTGACTTTTGAAGAATATTTAGCCAAAAGAAGAATAGCGTTTATGGAAGTTTTGGATCACGGCACTGTTTCTTTTGGCGAACTGATTCAAAGCCTGCATATCAAAAGGGATCCATCCCGCATTCCACTTCTTCCTTTGACTTTTAACGTTGAAATTGGGTTAGAGCAAGGGATTTCATTTGATTCCCTGAAGTATAGGTTTATATCCAACCCGAAAGCGTATTCGAACTTCGAGATCATACTTAATATCTTCGGGAGCCTAAATAAGAGTGTTTTTGAGTGGACCTATAATGAGTCGCTATTTGATAAGTCAGCGATTAATGAAATAGCGCGGATATATGATCATCTGATTCAACGATTGGTTGAATGTCCTTCCCAAAAACTCAATATTATAGATGAATTATTTGAGGATGTGGATCTTTCAGGACTTCTTGATAATCTAAACATTGACTTGACCGAGCATAAGAACACTTTTGTTCCGGAAAGTAGAGGTGTTGAGAAAGAAACTATCGTAGCCATCCAAAAGGAATCAGTCTCTTCAAATGAATCCGAAAATGATGCAAATTCGGCTATTCCGGTTGTAATCGCTAAGTTCTTGGAGACAGCTAGTTTATTTCCCTACAAAACTGCAATCGTCACCGGAGATGACTCACTTTCTTATAAGGCTCTCAATAGTCAATCCAATCAACTTGCTGCTCTTTTAAAAGGGAAAGGGGTTCAGCCTGGAGATATTGTCGGTGTGTACATGGAGCGGTCTAATGCTATAGTGGTGAGTATTATGGCTGTTTTGAAAGCAGGTGCGGCCTACATGCCTATTGATGTGGAGGTGCCGGGTGAGCGGGTGAGCTATATGTTGAAAAACAGTAATTCCAAATATTACATCACAGACCAACCTCCCTTTGAGAATAGAGAATTAGTAGATATCAGACTCCATTTTACCGAAGTAATTGAAGCGGCGGCTAGTTTTCCTGCAACTGATAATCCGACCAAAACACCATTGGATAATCCTATGTATATCATTTATACATCAGGCTCAACGGGCAATCCCAAAGCAGTGTGTCTTTCCCGTAAAAATCTCGATTATTTTATTGACACAGTCATTGTAGATCTGAAATTCTGTGCCGAGGATGTAGTGGCAGCAATTACTTCTGTTTCTTTCGATGCAGCGACTTTGGAGACATTAATCCCATATGCATTTGGAGCTACTGTATATATGCTGGATAAGTATCAGCGTAGGGATCCCAAGCAAATTTTAAGCGTATTCGAAGAGAAAAAGATCACCAAAACAATCGCTACCCCTACGCATTGGCAGTTGATAGCAAATTCAGGATGGAACACCAAAATCCCTTCGTTGACCGTTATGACGATTGGAGAACCGCTTAAAAAGGCGTTGGTAGATCATATAGCACCTCTTTCAAAAGAAATTTTTAATCTGTATGGACCGGCCGAAACCACTGTTTATTCTACTTATAAAAAAGTAAGCAGCTCAGATAGTCAGGTTACTATTGGCAAAGCTGTTCCGGGCACAAAAGTCTATTTGGTGGATAAATCAGGCAGAAGTATCACCGAACCCGGGGTCTCAGGAGAGATATGGATAGGAGGAGACGGAGTGGGGCAGGGATATTTAGGACTCAAAGAATTGACTGAGGAAAAATTTGTCAGCAATGCATTTGATCAAAGTCCAAAGAACTTATACAAAACGGGTGACTTGGGATTTTTGCTTGACAATGGGGAGATACAATGTGAAGGCAGAATTGATCATCAAGTCAAAATACGTGGGCACAGGATTGAGCTGGGAGAAATCGAACAACGAATTTTAAGTTTTGATGAGGTTTCCAATGCGGTGGTGGATACGGATAAGAGTAGTGATATTGTTACTTTAATCGGATTTGTATCGATTAAGAAGAATTTAAGAGATTTTATAAATTTGGATGCTTATGCGGATAAATTGAGAGAAAGGCTTTTAATAGGGCTTCCTGACTACATGGTGCCTACAGAATATCGTTTTGTAGACGAGTTCAAGCTGACTACAAGCGGTAAAATAGATAGAAAACAGCTTCCCGACCGCCAGCCTAATGCCGCACTGCCTATAGATAAACAGGCTAGGGTAGAAAAACCTGCACAGCATCTAACACACATTGAAAAAACAGTTTATTCCATTTGGACGGATCTCTTGGGAAACAATAAACTAAGTTTGGACGATGATTTTTTCCTTGTCGGGGGACATTCCTTACTGGGAGTGAAGCTGATCTCTATACTGGAGAAAAAATTTCAATTATCCTTATCCTTACTTACGCTCTTCCAGCACCCTACCGTCAGGTCCATAGCTGCGTTGATAGCCAAGGAGACCATTCCTACAGATTCAGACTCTTTGGTCTTAATTAAAAAAGGGTCTCCTGATAAAGTATTGTGTTTTGTTCATGGAGTTGGTCTCAATCCTATTGAGATAAACACATTGATTAAAAATATGGATGAGGACCAGACCATTTGGGGACTTCAATCACCCGCTATTTCAGGAAATGCCAGACCATTTGAATCAATTCCTGAGATGGCAAGCCACTTTATTAAGGAGCTGGATGAAAAGGGAATTAAATCTCCTTTCAATTTGATAGGAAATTCTATTGGAGGAATAATAGTTTTTGAAATGGCAAAACAATTGATTTCGGCGAACCGAAAGCTAGGCTTCATCAGTATGATTGATACAATCGGTGAATTTTTCCAGGATGAAGCGCCTTCCGCAGCAAATAAGACAATCAAACTTACTAAAAAGCTACAGTTTGAATTTCAGTTCTTATTGGACGATGTGCCTTACTATTTAAGACATAGAAAAAATTATTTAAAAGAGAAGTGGAGGAATTTTAAAGGCATCAATAGTCAAGAGAATGATCTCTCCAAAAGAATCAGAGAAATCGAATTAACCAATGAGAAAGCGTGGATGAATTATAAGATAGAGCCTATAGATATCGAGCTCACGTTGTTTTTGGCCCAAAAGAAAACCTTCTTTGTAGAGGATTTTAAAACATTGGGTTGGATAAAATATACAACTAATGTGGAAAGTATTACAATGCCGGGAGAGCACGCCAATATGCTTAAGCCTCCCCACGGAATTGAGTTTTCAAGAGTTTTGCAGCAAAAGATCAACTTATATTCTAGGTAG
- a CDS encoding lipopolysaccharide biosynthesis protein: MQASYYISKFFSKGSARTLAAKKNVAGSFLVKIFSMAISFIIVPITINYINPTQYGIWLTLTSMVGWVSLFDVGLTQGLRNKFAEAKAKHDINLARIFVSTTYFYISILFITVWIILLIVNSFVDWSSIINVPIVMDSEIRMLTSIIITYFCLQFIFQVVKTILIADQKPAVASFIDLTGQFASLVIIWILTLFTEGSLILLGLGIGVFPVIVLVIANVYLFSTTYNDVVPSIKLVHKEYRNQLMGLGLKFFVLQLAAMIQYSSSLFLIARYFTPDDVTAYNIAFKYFLMLQGIYMIFLSPLWSSSTDAYFSGDYDWIIKAVKKYLLILVPFVLLGLLMLLFSNQFYDLWLGKDVVEIDFRISFLCFVFFTLGMFASIFVNVINGIGALRVQFYVSVVTSIGFIVLSLVFILVFDLGVWSIILASIISNVYGYLFAPIQLYKILVVRKTDSVWFK; this comes from the coding sequence ATGCAAGCTAGTTATTATATAAGTAAGTTTTTTAGTAAAGGAAGTGCAAGAACTCTTGCCGCTAAAAAGAATGTAGCGGGAAGTTTTTTGGTAAAAATATTTAGCATGGCTATATCTTTTATTATAGTTCCTATTACTATAAATTATATTAACCCCACCCAGTATGGCATTTGGCTTACTCTTACTTCTATGGTTGGATGGGTGTCTTTGTTTGATGTAGGGTTAACTCAAGGTCTTAGAAATAAATTTGCAGAAGCAAAAGCCAAACATGATATTAATCTTGCCAGGATATTTGTTAGTACAACTTATTTTTATATCTCAATTCTTTTCATAACTGTCTGGATCATTCTGCTGATAGTCAATAGTTTTGTTGATTGGAGTTCTATTATCAATGTTCCGATTGTAATGGACTCAGAAATCAGAATGCTGACTTCTATAATTATCACTTATTTCTGTCTACAGTTTATCTTTCAAGTAGTCAAGACTATATTAATTGCTGACCAGAAACCTGCAGTAGCTTCATTTATTGATTTAACAGGTCAGTTTGCCTCCTTAGTGATTATTTGGATTTTGACCTTGTTTACTGAAGGTTCATTAATATTACTTGGTTTAGGTATAGGTGTTTTTCCTGTAATTGTCTTAGTAATAGCTAATGTGTACTTGTTTTCTACTACATATAATGATGTGGTTCCAAGTATTAAATTGGTACATAAAGAATACCGAAACCAATTGATGGGGCTAGGATTGAAGTTTTTTGTTCTTCAATTAGCTGCAATGATTCAATATAGTTCTTCCTTGTTTTTAATAGCACGCTATTTTACTCCCGATGATGTGACTGCTTATAATATTGCCTTTAAGTACTTTTTAATGCTTCAAGGAATTTATATGATTTTTCTTTCACCACTTTGGAGTAGTAGTACAGATGCTTACTTCTCAGGAGATTATGACTGGATCATCAAGGCGGTAAAGAAATATTTGCTAATTCTGGTACCTTTCGTGCTTTTGGGTTTGCTTATGTTGCTTTTTAGTAATCAATTTTATGATTTGTGGTTAGGAAAAGACGTTGTCGAAATAGATTTTAGAATTTCATTTCTGTGCTTCGTGTTTTTTACCCTAGGAATGTTTGCCAGTATTTTTGTTAATGTGATCAATGGTATTGGTGCTCTGCGTGTTCAGTTTTATGTGTCTGTGGTTACTTCTATAGGTTTCATTGTGCTGTCATTGGTGTTCATACTGGTTTTTGACTTGGGCGTATGGTCTATTATTTTAGCGTCTATTATATCCAATGTCTATGGATACTTATTTGCTCCAATCCAGTTGTATAAGATATTGGTTGTGCGTAAGACTGATAGTGTTTGGTTTAAGTAA
- a CDS encoding glycosyltransferase: MLKVVQIQFSSKSAGSSALRLQSGFNNSESVKSQIISLFGDGENYSGVSYLNNWSRLKAAINNKIARRIYKYDQSKYGLYSYPLIGTDISKLKIVQEADAIYIHWVQMGFFDFKSFSKLFQLKKKIFVVMHDMWFLTGGCHYAVDCVSYEDSCERCPIFPNNSKIASSQHRVKGELIANYGNNLQFITPSLWLKDLGHKSSLLKNQSIHFIPNFFSSPHFRRGNRIDARQLLSIEISKKVICFGAVNISSIYKGWKFLKEAFSYLHQYYTNDEVEVIIFGNGDLEEFEASINFKIHYLGYLENEDRISLAYRCSDVFVIPSILDNQPTTIVESMHCGVPVVGFNLCGIPEMIDHKKSGYIAEAYNSLDLADGIRYCLDHQLDVSLKEEYLPKSVLSAHLNLLN; encoded by the coding sequence ATGCTAAAGGTAGTTCAAATTCAGTTTTCTAGTAAATCTGCGGGGTCGTCGGCACTGAGACTTCAAAGTGGATTCAATAATTCTGAATCTGTAAAGTCTCAGATAATCTCTTTATTCGGAGATGGCGAGAACTATTCAGGTGTGTCTTATCTAAACAATTGGTCTAGACTTAAAGCCGCGATAAATAATAAGATTGCTAGAAGAATATATAAATATGATCAAAGCAAATATGGTTTGTATTCCTATCCATTAATTGGTACTGATATTTCAAAGTTAAAAATAGTTCAAGAGGCAGACGCAATCTATATCCACTGGGTTCAGATGGGATTTTTTGATTTTAAATCCTTTTCTAAATTATTTCAGTTAAAGAAAAAGATTTTTGTTGTTATGCACGATATGTGGTTTCTGACCGGTGGCTGCCACTATGCAGTAGATTGTGTTTCTTATGAAGATAGTTGCGAAAGATGCCCAATTTTTCCCAATAATTCAAAAATAGCTTCTTCCCAACATCGTGTCAAAGGGGAATTGATTGCTAACTACGGAAACAACTTACAGTTTATTACTCCCAGTTTGTGGTTAAAGGATTTGGGTCATAAATCATCATTATTAAAGAATCAGTCCATACACTTTATTCCTAATTTCTTTAGTTCCCCTCATTTTCGACGAGGTAATCGAATAGATGCCCGGCAACTTTTGTCCATTGAAATTTCCAAAAAGGTTATCTGCTTTGGGGCGGTGAACATATCCAGTATTTATAAAGGGTGGAAGTTTCTTAAGGAGGCTTTCTCATACTTACATCAGTATTATACAAATGATGAGGTTGAGGTAATCATTTTTGGAAATGGTGACCTTGAAGAGTTTGAAGCTTCGATTAATTTCAAAATTCACTACTTAGGTTATTTGGAAAATGAAGACAGGATCTCTCTAGCCTATAGATGTTCTGATGTGTTTGTAATCCCTAGTATACTCGACAATCAGCCCACTACTATTGTAGAAAGTATGCATTGTGGAGTGCCCGTCGTAGGATTTAATTTGTGCGGGATACCTGAAATGATTGATCATAAAAAGAGTGGTTACATCGCTGAAGCTTATAATTCCCTGGATCTAGCTGACGGGATCAGATATTGCCTAGATCATCAGCTTGACGTAAGCCTGAAAGAAGAGTATCTTCCTAAAAGCGTGCTTAGTGCTCACCTTAATTTATTGAATTAG
- a CDS encoding polysaccharide biosynthesis/export family protein yields MIKYKINRRAFILPFVLVSVLLVSSCAKRNLTYFKDISQEKDYQLKDGIYEQPKIVVGDLLDIKISTLNPESNLLFNYGIVSSESGEGNQMTHDPIIEGYLVDSDGNIDFPTLGDIKLAGLTQEEAKLFLKNELASLVKDPKIDIRFLNFKVTVIGEVNRPSSFVVPTERITVLEALGMAGDMTAYALRENVLLIRETSEGKVIHRFDIGKKDILSSPYYYLKQNDVIYVEADKRKLNQANVNPNTIAGLTILSSLVVALIFNFNDIFK; encoded by the coding sequence ATGATAAAATATAAAATAAATAGAAGAGCATTTATCCTCCCATTTGTACTAGTGAGTGTACTTTTGGTTAGCTCCTGCGCAAAAAGGAATTTGACTTATTTTAAAGATATAAGTCAGGAAAAAGATTATCAACTTAAAGATGGTATCTATGAGCAACCGAAGATTGTAGTGGGAGATCTGCTGGATATAAAGATAAGTACACTGAATCCTGAGTCAAATTTGCTGTTTAATTATGGTATTGTTTCTTCCGAGAGTGGGGAGGGGAATCAAATGACCCATGACCCCATTATTGAAGGGTATTTGGTTGATTCAGACGGGAATATTGATTTCCCGACGTTGGGAGATATCAAACTGGCCGGATTAACCCAAGAGGAGGCAAAACTCTTTCTGAAAAATGAACTTGCATCCTTAGTTAAGGATCCAAAAATTGACATTAGGTTTCTAAATTTTAAGGTTACCGTGATCGGTGAAGTCAACCGTCCTTCCTCGTTTGTGGTTCCCACAGAGCGAATTACTGTTCTTGAAGCGTTGGGTATGGCAGGTGATATGACTGCTTATGCGCTTAGAGAAAATGTTTTGTTGATTAGAGAAACTTCTGAAGGTAAAGTAATCCACCGTTTTGATATCGGGAAAAAGGATATTTTAAGTTCCCCATATTATTACCTTAAACAAAATGATGTGATTTATGTGGAGGCTGATAAGAGAAAGCTAAATCAAGCTAATGTTAACCCTAATACAATAGCAGGATTAACAATATTGTCTTCTCTAGTAGTGGCTCTAATATTTAATTTCAATGATATTTTTAAGTAA